The following proteins come from a genomic window of Nostoc sp. ATCC 53789:
- a CDS encoding thiamine pyrophosphate-binding protein — MTNKTIQHPERWTRDYIFDILRQIGIHYIFGVPGTNEIPIIDGTSYPENEVQYIECLHENIAIGAAMGSARMSGKPGVVVVHVTPGIAHSIGNLFNAWRSHVPLVILCCQQQNELVTQEPLLASNLVDLARQYTKWAHEVRTPEEIGLVLQRAFKEAIAPPNGPVMVAIPWEFTMRHIDAEDRIPGITQISPHFTGDSSTIQQAALLLAEARNPIIIAGDAVGYANAWPELQDLTELLGAPVLLQTFSSVANFPNDDFHWQGELPGTQLGMQQVFQDHDVAFFCGFGLQAQITVFKYSDGPLIPPSVQQIYLTNNTWDIGKNSYSQVGILGDIKTTLPLINNLVRQNPPAEAVKRNENLRQLNVQRHQQWQQYLELALTKDEIWAVVIADALRKAIQERGLEKQFVYVHEAVSDPAPFQYFLPLGNDGAVPISYYCVAGGSLGWSMPASLGIKLESFGWQGIETRLVVNAVGDGSSLFYPQTWWTAAHRELGILYIITNNQEYQTLQSGLQQVVAAYSSAPGYGWKPKTNDPEYLRIERPKLDFVALAKAFGGQDGEIVETSQDVSSAVRRGIDYVLKTRRSYILDVRTAKDTLSTPLTQQMSARYTAQPPLNFFHRQVEKSFLRTQAPGAAVNVPIIF; from the coding sequence ATGACAAATAAGACTATACAACACCCAGAACGCTGGACTCGCGACTACATCTTCGACATTCTGCGTCAGATAGGCATTCACTACATTTTTGGTGTACCAGGTACAAACGAAATTCCAATTATTGATGGCACATCATATCCAGAAAATGAAGTCCAATACATTGAATGTTTGCATGAAAACATCGCCATCGGTGCAGCGATGGGTTCGGCACGGATGAGCGGCAAACCAGGCGTTGTTGTTGTCCACGTTACACCGGGTATCGCTCATAGCATCGGTAATCTTTTCAACGCCTGGCGATCGCATGTCCCCTTAGTAATACTTTGTTGCCAGCAGCAAAATGAGTTAGTAACACAAGAGCCACTCTTGGCCTCAAACCTCGTTGATCTGGCACGGCAGTACACGAAATGGGCACATGAGGTTCGGACACCCGAGGAAATTGGGCTGGTTTTACAGCGTGCGTTCAAAGAGGCGATCGCGCCGCCTAACGGTCCAGTGATGGTCGCCATCCCGTGGGAATTTACAATGCGCCACATTGATGCCGAAGATCGGATTCCAGGGATCACGCAGATATCGCCCCATTTCACTGGTGACTCATCAACAATCCAGCAAGCGGCTTTGCTGCTGGCAGAAGCAAGGAACCCGATTATCATTGCTGGTGATGCGGTTGGCTATGCTAATGCTTGGCCAGAGTTACAGGATCTGACAGAACTCCTGGGCGCACCAGTACTACTCCAGACCTTCAGTAGCGTGGCGAATTTCCCCAATGATGACTTCCATTGGCAGGGAGAACTCCCTGGTACCCAATTAGGAATGCAGCAAGTATTTCAGGATCATGATGTTGCCTTTTTCTGCGGCTTCGGTCTTCAAGCTCAGATTACAGTCTTCAAGTATTCCGACGGTCCTCTGATTCCACCCAGTGTTCAGCAGATTTATTTGACGAATAACACCTGGGACATCGGCAAGAACTCTTATAGCCAGGTGGGAATTCTCGGCGATATCAAAACAACACTCCCACTGATCAACAACCTTGTTCGTCAGAATCCCCCGGCAGAGGCGGTAAAGCGCAACGAGAATCTGCGACAACTCAATGTCCAGCGACATCAACAGTGGCAACAATATTTGGAACTAGCACTAACAAAAGATGAGATTTGGGCTGTTGTCATTGCTGACGCGCTCCGCAAGGCGATTCAGGAGCGCGGTCTGGAGAAACAGTTTGTGTACGTCCATGAGGCAGTCTCCGATCCAGCACCGTTCCAGTATTTTCTTCCACTTGGCAATGATGGAGCCGTACCTATTAGCTACTATTGCGTAGCTGGTGGCTCCCTCGGCTGGTCAATGCCTGCTTCTCTGGGAATTAAACTCGAAAGCTTTGGTTGGCAAGGCATCGAGACGCGCCTGGTCGTTAACGCCGTCGGTGACGGCTCATCGCTGTTTTATCCGCAAACTTGGTGGACTGCGGCACACCGCGAACTCGGCATACTCTATATCATTACGAACAATCAGGAATACCAAACACTGCAAAGCGGACTGCAACAGGTTGTCGCTGCATATAGCTCTGCACCTGGCTATGGCTGGAAACCGAAGACTAACGACCCTGAGTATCTGCGAATTGAGAGGCCAAAACTCGACTTTGTAGCTCTGGCGAAGGCCTTCGGTGGTCAAGATGGTGAGATTGTAGAGACTTCCCAGGACGTTAGTTCTGCTGTACGGCGCGGTATCGATTATGTATTGAAGACCCGACGCTCTTATATCCTCGATGTACGAACTGCCAAAGACACGCTTTCAACGCCATTGACCCAGCAGATGTCTGCACGCTATACCGCACAACCGCCACTCAACTTTTTTCATCGTCAGGTGGAAAAATCATTTTTGCGGACGCAGGCTCCTGGCGCAGCGGTGAATGTTCCGATTATTTTTTAA
- a CDS encoding S9 family peptidase, with protein MDLPQPLESPYGFWKSLITADAIVAETINIQEVALDGKDVYWIESRPSEKGRYVIVRRTANGEIVDITPKGFSARTLVHEYGGGAFVVKDGVTYFSNFNDQRIYRQTNIDTPQPLTPDEKKRYADGDYDVARNRIICIQEDHTNELCEPVNSIVAVADSRKLESLVQGNDFYSSPRLTHDGKQIAWLTWNHPNMPWVATELWIANCTDEGKLENSQKVAGGSAESILQPKWSPDGVLYFISDRSGYWNLYKFVNGKVEPVLLDEAEFGQPPWQFGTSTYAFVSANHIVCTYAKGGRWILGIIDLLTGLLKPIDTPFTYFTAVRATPGKVVAIAGSPTMTSALVQIDLKTYEVEILRRSTQENQQWQPYFSTSEAIEFPTEKELTAHAFFYPPKNPEYIAPAGSKPPLLVMCHGGPTAASDDTLNLSKQFWTSRGIAIVDVNYGGSTGFGREYRDRLKGKWGIIDIDDCINAAKYLIQKNLVDSQRIAITGGSAGGYTTLSALTFRNFFKTGASFYGVSDLELLVRDTHKFESHYLEWLIGPYPDRRDLYEERSPVHHADKLSSPLIFFQGNEDRIVPPNQTEKIVEALRGKNIPVGYFLFDGEQHGFRQAENIKRALEAELYFFDLWLTKSGLRF; from the coding sequence ATGGATTTACCACAACCCCTGGAATCCCCCTATGGATTCTGGAAGTCTCTTATTACTGCTGACGCTATCGTTGCTGAAACGATTAATATTCAAGAAGTAGCGTTAGATGGCAAGGACGTTTATTGGATCGAGTCACGACCATCAGAAAAAGGTCGATATGTAATTGTCAGACGAACTGCCAATGGCGAAATTGTCGATATTACTCCAAAGGGTTTCAGTGCTAGAACACTAGTCCACGAATATGGAGGTGGTGCTTTTGTTGTGAAGGACGGAGTTACATATTTCTCAAACTTCAACGATCAACGGATTTATCGACAAACTAATATAGACACCCCCCAGCCATTGACACCTGATGAGAAAAAGCGATACGCAGATGGTGATTACGATGTGGCTCGGAATCGAATTATCTGCATCCAAGAAGATCATACAAATGAACTCTGTGAGCCTGTCAATTCTATTGTTGCGGTTGCTGACAGTAGGAAATTGGAGTCTCTAGTTCAAGGTAATGATTTTTATTCATCTCCTCGACTGACTCATGATGGTAAGCAAATTGCCTGGCTAACCTGGAACCATCCAAATATGCCTTGGGTAGCCACAGAATTATGGATTGCTAATTGCACAGATGAGGGGAAACTGGAGAACTCACAAAAAGTTGCAGGTGGTTCAGCAGAATCAATATTACAACCAAAGTGGTCGCCGGATGGTGTACTCTACTTCATTTCTGACCGGAGCGGTTACTGGAACCTCTATAAATTTGTGAATGGCAAAGTTGAACCAGTTCTTTTGGATGAGGCTGAGTTCGGTCAGCCTCCTTGGCAGTTTGGAACTTCTACCTATGCATTTGTATCTGCCAACCATATCGTCTGCACTTATGCAAAAGGAGGAAGGTGGATACTAGGAATCATTGACCTTTTGACGGGTTTGCTTAAGCCTATCGATACACCGTTTACTTATTTCACAGCTGTTCGTGCTACACCCGGAAAGGTTGTGGCTATTGCAGGTTCACCCACTATGACCTCGGCGCTAGTTCAGATTGACTTAAAGACTTACGAAGTTGAAATCCTACGTCGGTCTACTCAAGAAAACCAGCAATGGCAACCTTATTTTTCTACTTCTGAAGCTATTGAGTTCCCCACTGAGAAAGAGTTGACAGCGCACGCCTTTTTTTACCCTCCCAAAAATCCTGAGTATATTGCACCTGCTGGAAGTAAACCTCCTCTATTAGTGATGTGTCATGGTGGTCCTACCGCAGCATCTGACGATACTTTAAATTTGTCAAAACAATTCTGGACAAGTCGAGGGATCGCAATTGTTGACGTTAACTATGGTGGTAGCACTGGATTCGGTAGGGAGTACCGCGATCGCCTGAAAGGAAAATGGGGAATTATTGATATTGATGACTGTATCAATGCAGCGAAGTATCTCATTCAAAAAAATTTAGTTGATAGCCAACGGATAGCTATAACAGGAGGAAGTGCTGGTGGATATACAACATTAAGCGCCTTAACGTTTCGCAATTTCTTTAAAACAGGAGCCAGTTTTTATGGCGTTAGTGATTTAGAGCTTTTGGTTCGGGATACGCACAAATTTGAGTCGCACTATCTCGAATGGTTAATTGGCCCTTATCCAGATCGACGTGACCTCTATGAAGAACGCTCTCCTGTGCATCATGCTGACAAACTCTCTTCGCCCCTGATATTTTTTCAAGGCAATGAAGATCGAATTGTTCCTCCCAACCAAACGGAGAAAATCGTCGAGGCGTTGCGCGGTAAAAATATTCCTGTAGGTTATTTTCTCTTTGACGGTGAACAGCACGGCTTTCGGCAGGCAGAAAATATTAAGCGTGCTTTAGAAGCGGAGCTGTATTTCTTCGATTTATGGCTGACAAAATCAGGTTTGCGTTTTTGA
- a CDS encoding protealysin inhibitor emfourin — MKHLFLYLLSFILLLFLANQPISEAYSTMKVKFVQSGGYAGLRRGCEVDTNLLPSNEGAKLKSLVEQSGILQKAKSNHAPHARDLFNYNITVETAEGEKCNVSFDDLSLPEGIQPLLNYLQNCAYPLTPNVN; from the coding sequence ATGAAGCATTTATTTTTATATCTTTTGTCTTTCATCCTTCTTCTTTTTCTTGCTAATCAGCCAATAAGTGAGGCTTACTCAACTATGAAAGTTAAGTTTGTTCAGTCAGGAGGATACGCAGGCTTGAGAAGGGGTTGTGAAGTGGATACAAACTTACTTCCAAGCAACGAAGGGGCTAAGTTAAAGTCTTTAGTGGAACAAAGTGGCATTCTACAAAAAGCTAAAAGTAATCACGCGCCACATGCCCGCGACTTGTTTAACTACAACATTACTGTTGAAACGGCTGAGGGCGAGAAGTGCAATGTCTCATTTGATGACTTGAGCTTACCTGAAGGTATACAACCATTGCTTAACTATCTCCAAAATTGTGCGTATCCACTTACGCCTAATGTGAATTAG
- a CDS encoding M20/M25/M40 family metallo-hydrolase translates to MSENTHNVIFFDIGGTLGSPRISPFPYRLEGLDVYPYVPDILRQLRERNSRIGIISNIGDDKPENVKRVLEKCQIYDLFDSDLIIYGAKNSSEIFQFTARQAGHSDTPNQCLFVGEDSHERSYAIQAGWRVVPHPCLVWDVLNGSHLRYIRITVPSDRSEQGWQQVIKSLPVVPLYVTGDKGNQVYAIATSQAAMRLDDLGFAVDRLGSEDDPLTTEVYLLRDDLQKSTGFLNPQGRSTEFFANDESSKMVLASSTEGLFVALPSDRSVEDYHFENAQHGHNLKLLPDLSLLEPFGEGNNARTAGFLTSPTTEPSLNQAELDKFKAITPDKIRSHVERYAGIKPLNEQQRIIKSRHIHSPDMPLVTEALAQDLKSIGGDIFSVRMNPFVHEGRELYNVEAEIQGSQSQEIVLVTAHLDSTAASDRPYDAKNDPAPGADDDASGVAAVLGLAEVIKELNSFKPSKRTIRFVLFNAEEHGLVGSQAYARTQAAIAAPIVGVYQMDMIGYNIEAPRSFEVHVGYAKCDDVQRRSLVLAQRLERLVSVLSPRLEHPQIYTQPDPAEGRSDHASFHQRGYAACITSEDFFVGPDLTSPEAEPNVNYHRKEDKFVDFDYAADIARVVGAAAWVTANA, encoded by the coding sequence ATGAGTGAAAACACCCATAATGTTATTTTTTTTGACATAGGCGGTACTCTTGGATCTCCAAGAATTTCACCCTTTCCCTATCGCCTTGAAGGTTTAGATGTTTATCCTTATGTGCCTGATATACTACGGCAGTTGCGTGAGCGCAACAGTCGCATCGGAATCATATCGAATATCGGCGATGATAAACCCGAAAACGTAAAGAGAGTGCTGGAAAAGTGCCAAATTTATGATCTTTTCGATTCTGATCTAATTATTTATGGTGCAAAAAACTCTTCAGAAATCTTTCAGTTTACAGCACGTCAAGCAGGCCATTCTGATACTCCGAACCAGTGTCTATTTGTTGGTGAGGATAGTCATGAGCGAAGTTATGCAATACAAGCTGGTTGGCGTGTAGTTCCACATCCTTGTCTAGTTTGGGACGTGCTCAATGGTAGCCATTTAAGGTATATTCGCATAACTGTCCCAAGCGATCGCAGTGAACAGGGATGGCAGCAAGTCATTAAATCTTTACCTGTTGTACCTTTGTATGTGACTGGTGACAAAGGAAATCAGGTTTATGCGATCGCCACAAGCCAAGCGGCGATGAGACTTGATGATTTGGGATTTGCAGTAGATCGCTTGGGTAGTGAAGACGATCCCCTGACTACAGAAGTTTATTTACTACGGGACGATCTTCAAAAAAGCACTGGCTTTCTTAACCCACAAGGAAGATCAACGGAATTTTTTGCTAATGATGAATCCTCTAAAATGGTTTTGGCTTCTTCAACCGAAGGTCTTTTCGTTGCCTTACCATCAGATCGCTCAGTGGAGGACTATCATTTTGAGAACGCCCAACACGGACATAATCTGAAACTACTGCCCGATCTTAGTTTGCTCGAACCATTTGGAGAAGGTAATAATGCGAGAACTGCTGGCTTTTTAACCTCCCCTACCACTGAGCCATCCTTAAATCAGGCTGAATTAGACAAATTTAAAGCCATTACACCTGACAAAATTCGCAGCCATGTGGAAAGGTATGCAGGGATCAAACCTCTCAATGAGCAGCAGAGAATTATCAAAAGCCGACATATTCACAGTCCAGATATGCCGTTGGTTACAGAAGCATTAGCACAAGACCTAAAAAGCATTGGGGGAGATATTTTTAGTGTCAGAATGAATCCGTTTGTCCACGAAGGACGGGAGTTATACAACGTCGAGGCAGAAATTCAAGGCAGTCAATCACAGGAGATAGTTCTAGTTACTGCCCATTTAGATTCTACTGCTGCCAGTGATAGGCCTTACGATGCCAAAAATGATCCTGCCCCCGGTGCCGATGATGACGCAAGTGGAGTTGCTGCCGTCTTAGGCCTTGCTGAGGTGATCAAAGAGCTTAATTCCTTTAAACCATCAAAGAGAACAATTCGCTTTGTCCTCTTTAATGCCGAGGAGCATGGCTTAGTTGGTAGCCAAGCTTACGCCAGAACGCAAGCGGCGATCGCTGCTCCCATTGTTGGCGTGTACCAGATGGACATGATTGGTTACAACATCGAAGCTCCTCGTTCCTTTGAAGTTCACGTTGGTTATGCAAAATGCGACGACGTGCAGCGGCGATCGCTCGTTCTCGCCCAACGTCTTGAACGGCTAGTTTCTGTTCTTTCTCCCAGGCTAGAACATCCTCAAATCTATACCCAACCCGACCCTGCCGAGGGTAGGAGCGATCATGCAAGTTTCCATCAACGGGGCTACGCAGCTTGCATTACGTCTGAGGACTTTTTCGTAGGTCCCGATCTAACATCACCCGAAGCTGAACCCAACGTCAACTATCACCGAAAGGAAGATAAGTTTGTGGATTTTGACTATGCGGCTGATATTGCCCGCGTAGTTGGTGCTGCTGCATGGGTGACAGCAAATGCTTAA
- a CDS encoding transposase, with product MRFTKLNYCQYLLSSQINYTLTNLAEHLEQISHDKINRYLKNEKLTPRLLWDNVKDILQVSDSAYLVFDDTVLDKRYATEIETSKRQYSGNQHGVIQGIGLINCIYVNHEIGKFWIVDYRIYDPDRDGKKKIDHVTEMLQNLIYHKALPFQAVLMDTWYATNKLMLYIDGLGKYYYCPLKRNRLVDDTAGQKNYQRIELLSWDSQELKSGKIIKIKKFPQATKVKLFRVTVSTDRTDFIATNDLSQDSTDVVQKVCKVRWKVEEFHRELKQVTGIESCQCRKGRIQRNHIACAILVWLRLKHLAYQSYQTIYQIKHGLLSNYLVQQLKRPNVPMFIV from the coding sequence ATGAGATTTACAAAACTTAACTATTGCCAGTACTTGTTAAGTAGTCAGATTAATTATACTCTGACAAATTTGGCAGAGCATTTAGAGCAGATTAGTCATGATAAAATTAACCGTTATCTTAAGAATGAAAAGTTAACACCACGTTTACTTTGGGATAATGTTAAAGATATCTTACAAGTGAGTGATAGCGCATATCTAGTTTTTGATGACACAGTACTTGATAAACGATACGCCACAGAAATAGAGACCAGTAAAAGGCAGTATAGTGGCAACCAACATGGTGTAATCCAAGGTATTGGGCTAATAAATTGTATATATGTCAATCATGAAATCGGAAAGTTTTGGATAGTTGATTATCGGATTTATGACCCAGATAGAGATGGAAAAAAAAAGATAGATCATGTTACAGAGATGCTGCAAAACCTTATATATCATAAGGCTTTACCGTTCCAAGCTGTCTTAATGGATACTTGGTATGCAACAAATAAATTGATGTTATATATTGATGGATTAGGAAAATATTATTATTGTCCTCTGAAACGTAATAGACTTGTTGATGATACGGCAGGTCAAAAAAATTATCAAAGAATTGAATTGTTATCTTGGGATAGCCAGGAGTTAAAATCAGGTAAAATAATTAAAATAAAAAAGTTTCCCCAAGCTACAAAAGTGAAGCTCTTCCGGGTAACTGTCTCGACCGACAGAACGGATTTTATCGCTACTAACGATTTATCTCAAGATTCTACGGACGTTGTACAAAAAGTGTGTAAGGTTCGATGGAAGGTTGAGGAGTTTCATAGAGAATTAAAACAAGTAACTGGTATTGAATCGTGTCAATGTCGCAAGGGACGTATTCAAAGAAACCATATTGCCTGTGCTATTTTAGTCTGGCTTCGACTCAAACATTTAGCTTATCAAAGCTACCAAACAATTTATCAAATTAAACATGGATTATTATCCAATTATTTAGTTCAGCAACTAAAACGCCCGAATGTTCCCATGTTTATTGTCTAG
- a CDS encoding ABC transporter ATP-binding protein produces the protein MQLSELSLFQTFRRSLQLVIQSATTELRTLIFLTLISGSSPAISLFLNKIIIDQISHLLGKYTTVSSLILILQEPILLGSIGGLILLNLLTESMNAIASLVFSSLRDRVQGFAQSIVLNKVANFADIALFETPELLNLVQLAETGIERLKELSLLVITTLHGFFILIPAILLSGSITWWIPLILFTSATPAIYVELTYRKKSWEVEETQASLVRQMNLHRDVLVGEAYAKELRLFQLQPLLLDRWQNLFQTMFRSMQQIRKKGMVLVITWSMVNGLGTALPYIYVVIGALRGIYTLGDLALYAGLILQVRQSLFLLINNGSNLYDVVLGTRPILQLLELKPKLRLSLASREDTAAKLSLTPRVIAQHQGIQIKNLSFSYPGSDSKILDNINLTIQPHQTIALVGENGAGKTTLAKLLCRLYDPGSGEILWNGQDLREIDLVQLYSRLAVVMQDYARFPATVCENVGFGYLSALQDVNAIKEALRAAGIAKVVDNLPQGLETLLGKQLADGVDLSGGQWQRIAIARALMRLSSAELLILDEPTSALDPKTEHEIYQLLRTIAANKMAVFISHRLALSKLADQIIVLENGKIIETGSHEELIVRGGQYHLMFSRQASSYQ, from the coding sequence GTGCAACTTAGCGAACTCAGCCTATTTCAAACTTTTCGGCGTAGCCTGCAATTGGTAATTCAGTCAGCAACTACTGAGTTACGCACTCTTATATTTTTAACTTTAATTAGTGGTTCTAGCCCAGCAATTTCACTGTTTCTCAACAAAATTATTATTGACCAAATCTCCCATTTATTAGGGAAATATACAACAGTAAGCTCGCTCATTCTTATCCTACAGGAGCCAATCTTACTTGGGAGCATTGGAGGATTAATACTACTTAATTTATTAACCGAATCAATGAATGCGATCGCTAGCTTGGTTTTTTCTTCTCTGCGCGATCGCGTTCAAGGTTTCGCTCAAAGTATTGTGCTGAATAAAGTTGCCAATTTTGCGGATATCGCGTTATTTGAAACCCCCGAATTATTGAACTTGGTTCAACTGGCAGAAACAGGAATAGAACGGCTCAAGGAACTATCCTTGCTTGTAATTACAACTTTGCATGGTTTTTTTATTTTAATTCCTGCTATTTTGCTCTCTGGCTCAATTACTTGGTGGATACCGTTAATTTTATTTACCTCTGCTACACCAGCGATTTATGTGGAATTGACTTACCGCAAAAAAAGCTGGGAAGTCGAAGAAACTCAGGCGAGTCTTGTCCGCCAAATGAACTTGCATAGGGATGTCTTAGTGGGTGAAGCTTATGCCAAAGAATTACGCTTATTTCAGCTACAGCCTTTATTGCTGGATCGGTGGCAAAATCTTTTCCAGACCATGTTTAGATCGATGCAGCAAATCCGCAAAAAAGGGATGGTGCTGGTAATCACTTGGTCAATGGTGAATGGATTAGGAACCGCTTTACCCTATATTTATGTTGTTATAGGAGCTTTACGTGGGATTTATACTTTAGGAGATTTAGCACTTTATGCAGGTTTGATCCTACAAGTACGCCAGAGTTTGTTTTTACTGATTAATAATGGGTCTAACTTGTATGATGTGGTTTTGGGGACTCGTCCGATTTTACAATTATTAGAACTGAAGCCGAAATTGCGGTTATCGTTAGCCTCAAGGGAGGATACTGCGGCTAAATTGTCGTTGACACCAAGAGTGATCGCCCAGCACCAGGGAATCCAAATCAAGAACTTATCTTTTTCTTATCCAGGTAGCGACAGCAAGATTCTGGACAACATCAACCTCACAATTCAGCCGCATCAAACGATCGCCTTAGTTGGGGAAAATGGTGCGGGGAAAACAACTCTGGCTAAGTTACTCTGTCGCCTGTACGATCCAGGAAGTGGCGAGATTTTGTGGAATGGACAGGATTTACGGGAAATTGACTTGGTACAGCTATACTCACGCCTTGCTGTGGTGATGCAAGATTACGCTCGTTTTCCAGCTACAGTGTGTGAAAATGTGGGTTTTGGGTACTTATCTGCGTTACAGGATGTTAACGCCATCAAAGAGGCACTGAGGGCAGCTGGAATTGCCAAGGTAGTGGACAATCTGCCGCAAGGCTTAGAGACACTATTAGGTAAGCAATTAGCCGATGGCGTGGACTTATCAGGAGGACAGTGGCAAAGAATCGCGATCGCTCGTGCGCTGATGCGATTATCCTCAGCAGAACTATTAATTTTGGACGAACCGACAAGCGCACTAGATCCGAAAACTGAGCATGAAATTTACCAGCTTTTACGTACCATTGCTGCTAATAAAATGGCTGTTTTCATCAGTCATCGTTTAGCTTTATCCAAACTGGCAGACCAGATTATTGTTTTAGAAAATGGCAAGATTATAGAAACAGGAAGTCATGAGGAATTAATAGTAAGAGGTGGACAATATCATCTTATGTTTAGCCGTCAAGCAAGTAGCTATCAATAG
- a CDS encoding alternative oxidase, producing the protein MIRLLVNFLETLLNTFYQGRDRVFARFFVLETVARVPYFAFTSVLHLYETMGWWRKSDWLKVHFAESWNELHHLLIAASLAGMIATLPGLED; encoded by the coding sequence ATGATCCGACTGCTCGTTAATTTTTTGGAAACCTTGTTGAATACCTTTTATCAGGGCCGCGATCGCGTCTTTGCACGATTTTTTGTACTGGAAACCGTTGCCCGTGTACCCTATTTTGCTTTCACCTCCGTTTTACACCTCTATGAAACGATGGGCTGGTGGCGCAAATCTGACTGGCTAAAGGTGCATTTTGCAGAGTCCTGGAATGAACTGCACCATCTGCTGATTGCCGCATCCCTCGCTGGTATGATCGCTACCTTGCCCGGATTGGAGGATTGA
- a CDS encoding cupin domain-containing protein, with the protein MTTSILSLKITKIRWADIIEYPQHGAKSKVLLEDGNCRYTLISLAAESTIAEHTNPRNATVNVIEGQGVLTLEDQEIVLESGVFAFIPANARHALKAATNLAFLLTLSEQVANSKH; encoded by the coding sequence ATGACTACAAGCATACTCTCATTGAAGATAACCAAAATTCGTTGGGCGGACATCATTGAGTATCCCCAGCATGGAGCTAAAAGTAAGGTTCTGCTAGAAGATGGAAACTGCCGCTATACACTGATATCTCTGGCGGCAGAATCGACCATTGCAGAACATACCAATCCTCGCAATGCGACTGTGAATGTGATTGAAGGACAAGGCGTGCTGACGCTGGAAGATCAAGAGATTGTTCTAGAATCTGGAGTCTTTGCTTTTATACCCGCCAACGCACGCCACGCGCTTAAAGCAGCAACTAACCTCGCCTTTTTATTGACGCTTTCTGAACAGGTTGCCAACTCCAAACATTGA
- a CDS encoding SDR family NAD(P)-dependent oxidoreductase — MSKLILITGISKGLGYAMTEGFIQQGHTVIGCARSSDEIDKIRQKFSAPNDFTSVDVANEQLVKKWALDVLQKYEPPDILINNAAITNYPAPLWEIPSEEFSDLIDINIKGVANIIRHFVPAMVKKKRGIIVNFSSGWGRSTSAQVAPYCASKWAIEGLTRSLAQELPTGMAAIPLNPGIIHTDMLSISFGEEAANYTPVSDWVLKAVPFILNLKPKDNGIPLTIH; from the coding sequence ATGAGTAAGCTCATCTTAATTACAGGCATAAGTAAAGGTCTAGGTTATGCGATGACCGAGGGTTTTATTCAACAGGGGCATACTGTTATTGGTTGCGCCCGTTCATCAGATGAAATCGATAAAATACGCCAAAAGTTTAGTGCGCCCAATGATTTCACATCTGTAGATGTAGCAAATGAACAGCTTGTAAAAAAATGGGCACTAGACGTACTTCAAAAATATGAACCGCCAGATATATTAATTAATAATGCGGCAATTACTAATTATCCAGCACCTTTGTGGGAAATACCATCTGAAGAATTTTCTGATCTTATAGATATCAATATCAAAGGAGTAGCGAATATAATTCGCCATTTCGTACCAGCAATGGTGAAAAAGAAACGGGGTATTATTGTTAACTTTAGTTCCGGCTGGGGACGTTCGACTTCAGCCCAAGTTGCACCATACTGTGCTTCCAAGTGGGCAATCGAAGGATTAACTCGTTCTTTGGCACAAGAATTGCCAACTGGTATGGCTGCTATACCCCTCAATCCAGGTATTATTCATACAGATATGCTTTCTATTAGCTTTGGAGAAGAAGCTGCTAATTATACACCCGTGTCCGATTGGGTATTGAAAGCTGTTCCGTTTATTCTCAATTTAAAACCCAAAGATAACGGGATTCCCTTGACTATACATTAA